One genomic region from Gossypium hirsutum isolate 1008001.06 chromosome D13, Gossypium_hirsutum_v2.1, whole genome shotgun sequence encodes:
- the LOC107935488 gene encoding uncharacterized protein At3g28850 — protein MKSVKGKFLKKLKSIKPVGYLKPDRVLQVLAIDGFIDSYTKTPNPNEQPKLFTKEFEEQEMIKENQPEIIDVEELMKDLESDEDEDGEEEDDDKENIRPNIETENVDCSRQNCSTTAVPLSEIDVSSFRRPDLNSCTLFDPKLLAAFEQAVKEHMKMNEEIHHVEKKPRIEEKEEEEEEEESDPLLAFEEKCPAGGDGSVILYTTTLKGIRKTFEDCNSVRFLLESFKVIFYERDISMHCEYKEELWRILGGKVMPPKLFIKGRYIGGADEVLTLHEQGKLKVLFNGIPLDNCNGACEGCGGVRFVLCFVCNGSHKIIGDDGMSSECMKCNENGLIVCPLCC, from the coding sequence atgaagagtGTGAAaggaaaattcttgaagaagctGAAATCAATCAAACCAGTTGGTTACCTAAAGCCAGATCGTGTTCTTCAAGTGCTTGCCATTGATGGGTTTATTGATTCTTATACGAAAACACCGAATCCCAATGAACAACCCAAGTTGTTCACCAAAGAATTTGAGGAGCAAGAAATGATTAAAGAAAACCAGCCTGAAATCATCGATGTAGAAGAGCTAATGAAAGATCTTGAATCTGACGAAGACGAAGATGGGGAAGAAGAAGATGACGACAAAGAGAATATTAGGCCAAATATTGAGACAGAGAATGTGGATTGTAGTCGGCAGAATTGCTCCACCACCGCCGTTCCGTTATCGGAGATCGATGTGTCGTCATTCCGGAGGCCGGATTTGAATTCGTGTACGCTTTTCGATCCTAAATTATTAGCTGCATTTGAACAAGCTGTAAAAGAACATATGAAGATGAATGAAGAGATCCATCATGTCGAGAAAAAACCAAGAATcgaggaaaaagaagaagaagaagaagaagaagaaagcgaCCCTTTATTAGCTTTCGAAGAGAAGTGTCCGGCCGGAGGCGATGGGTCGGTCATACTTTACACGACGACACTCAAAGGTATACGAAAGACCTTCGAGGATTGCAATAGTGTTCGGTTCTTACTCGAAAGTTTCAAAGTGATATTCTACGAAAGAGATATATCAATGCATTGTGAATATAAAGAAGAACTATGGAGGATTTTGGGTGGGAAAGTGATGCCACCGAAGCTTTTCATAAAGGGTAGATACATTGGTGGAGCGGATGAGGTACTTACATTACATGAACAGGGGAAGCTTAAGGTGCTTTTCAATGGTATCCCTTTGGATAATTGTAATGGAGCTTGTGAAGGGTGTGGTGGTGTTAGGTTTGTGCTTTGTTTCGTTTGTAATGGTAGTCATAAGATCATTGGTGATGATGGGATGTCAAGTGAATGCATGAAGTGTAATGAGAATGGTTTGATTGTTTGCCCTCTTTGCTGCTGA
- the LOC107935534 gene encoding fasciclin-like arabinogalactan protein 15, whose amino-acid sequence MAIMGFSLFFKFLLLLSGFGVSMALQETPFVAKNLGQISSNSVLVALLDSHYTELAELVEKALLLQSLEESVGKHNITIFAPKNEALERNLDPEFKRFLLEPGNLKSLQTLLLYHIVPTRIEPHSWPNSTSGSILHRTLSNHNVELSSEDSMGVKFIGSAKVINPNAVNRPDGVIHGIEQLLIPQSVQQDFNSRRNLRSISAVKPEGAPEVDPRTHRLKKPAPPVKPGSPPVLPIYDAMAPGPSLAPAPAPGPGGPHHHFNGMRQVKDFIQTLIQYGGYNEMADILVNLTSLATEMGRLVSEGYVLTVLAPNDEAMAKLTTDQLSEPGAPEQIIYYHIIPEYQTEESMYNTVRRFGKVSYDTLRLPHKVSAQEADGSVKFGHADGSAYLFDPDIYTDGRISVQGIDGVLFPPEEKTKEEKKTIKVATAKPRRGKLLEVACRMLVAIGQDSHFSTCQI is encoded by the exons ATGGCGATTATGGGTTTTTCGTTGTTCTTCAAGTTCCTTCTCTTGCTCTCTGGCTTTGGGGTTTCAATGGCGTTACAAGAAACCCCATTCGTGGCTAAAAACTTGGGTCAAATCAGTTCTAACTCGGTGCTTGTGGCCTTGTTAGACTCGCATTATACGGAGCTTGCTGAATTAGTGGAGAAAGCTTTGTTGTTACAAAGCTTAGAAGAATCTGTGGGAAAGCATAATATTACCATTTTTGCTCCTAAAAATGAAGCTCTTGAACGGAATCTAGACCCTGAATTCAAGCGGTTTTTGTTGGAACCTGGTAATCTTAAATCCTTACAAACTCTATTGCTTTATCACATTGTGCCGACTAGGATTGAGCCACATTCATGGCCTAATTCAACATCGGGATCGATCCTTCACCGTACGTTATCAAATCACAATGTTGAGCTCTCGAGTGAAGATTCAATGGGGGTTAAATTCATTGGTAGCGCTAAGGTTATTAACCCAAATGCTGTGAACCGTCCAGATGGGGTCATCCATGGCATCGAACAGTTACTAATCCCTCAATCAGTACAACAAGATTTCAACAGTCGGAGAAATCTCCGTTCAATCTCCGCCGTGAAACCAGAAGGTGCACCCGAAGTTGATCCAAGAACTCACCGTTTGAAGAAACCTGCCCCGCCAGTGAAACCCGGTTCACCACCCGTTCTTCCGATTTACGACGCAATGGCTCCAGGTCCATCACTAGCCCCGGCACCAGCTCCAGGACCCGGTGGACCTCACCATCATTTCAACGGAATGAGGCAAGTCAAAGATTTCATTCAAACACTAATTCAATACGGTGGGTACAATGAAATGGCTGATATATTAGTGAATTTAACATCATTAGCCACTGAAATGGGTCGATTAGTTTCCGAGGGTTACGTTTTAACTGTATTAGCACCCAACGATGAAGCCATGGCTAAGTTAACCACTGATCAATTAAGCGAACCCGGTGCACCGGAACAAATCATTTATTATCACATAATCCCGGAGTACCAAACCGAAGAAAGTATGTACAATACGGTGAGAAGATTCGGGAAAGTATCGTACGATACATTGAGGTTACCACACAAAGTATCAGCTCAAGAAGCTGATGGGTCTGTTAAATTCGGGCACGCCGATGGATCCGCTTATCTGTTCGACCCGGACATTTATACCGACGGAAGGATCTCGGTGCAGGGTATCGACGGTGTACTTTTCCCGCCTGAAGAGAAAactaaagaagaaaagaagactATCAAAGTTGCTACAGCGAAACCCAGAAGAG GCAAGTTGCTTGAAGTTGCATGCAGAATGCTTGTGGCAATTGGTCAAGATTCTCATTTTAGCACATGCCAAATATAA
- the LOC107935529 gene encoding ABC transporter F family member 4, with protein MPADGDSMVASIAASADPLALFNDSTPKEWLRNVVLPDGWDSMLEKKIVVMEMERKKSDEACGDEKNEVEVQTEKEKEDEVEAGSIDTERKNKKSKESDEAVAAAVDGANDIGADEIETKKNKKKKKSNENVDAIEAIAVAVVDSAIDVGSNEIEKKKKKSNENEDAIEAIAVVDGAIDVGSDELEKKKKKSNENEDAIEAIAVVDGAIDVGSDEIEKKKKKSNENEDAIEAIAVVDGAIDVGSDEIEKKKKKKSNENEDAIEAIAVVDGAIDVGSDEIEKKKKKKSNENEDAIEAIAVVDGAIGVGSDEIEKKKKNKENDEAIEAIAVAKKKKKKKKSNENEDAIEAIAVVDGAIDVGSDEIEKKKKKSNENEDAIEAIAVVDGAIDVGSDEIEKKKKKKSNENEDAIEAIAVVDGAIGVGSDEIEKKKKNKENDEAIEAIAVAVVDSAIDAGKEKKKKKKSNENEDAIEAIAVVDGAIDVGRSDEIEKKKKKKKKKSNENEDAIEAIAVVDGAIDVERAEDETEKKKKKKRKRKDAAEE; from the exons ATGCCTGCCGATGGGGATTCTATGGTTGCAAGTATTGCTGCTTCTGCTGACCCGCTTGCACTCTTTAACGATAGTACTCCTAAAGAGTGGTTGAGAAATGTTGTGTTGCCTGATGGTTGGGATTCTATGTTGGAAAAGAAGATTGTAGTGATGGAAATGGAAAGGAAGAAATCGGATGAAGCTTGTGGtgatgagaaaaatgaagttgaAGTTCaa ACTGAGAAGGAGAAGGAAGATGAGGTTGAAGCGGGTTCAATAGATACTGAGAGGAAAAATAAGAAGAGCAAAGAGAGTGATGAGGCTGTTGCTGCTGCTGTTGATGGTGCTAATGACATAGGGGCTGATGAaattgaaacaaagaaaaataagaagaagaagaagagcaatGAGAATGTAGATGCTATTGAGGCTATTGCTGTTGCTGTTGTTGATAGTGCAATTGATGTAGGGAGTAATGAaattgaaaagaagaagaagaagagcaatGAAAATGAGGATGCTATTGAGGCTATTGCTGTTGTTGATGGTGCAATTGATGTAGGGAGTGATGAacttgaaaagaagaagaagaagagcaatGAAAATGAGGATGCTATTGAGGCTATTGCTGTTGTTGATGGTGCAATTGATGTAGGgagtgatgaaattgaaaagaagaagaagaagagcaatGAAAATGAGGATGCTATTGAGGCTATTGCTGTTGTTGATGGTGCAATTGATGTAGGgagtgatgaaattgaaaagaagaaaaagaagaagagcaaTGAAAATGAGGATGCTATTGAGGCTATTGCTGTTGTTGATGGTGCAATTGATGTAGGgagtgatgaaattgaaaagaagaaaaagaagaagagcaaTGAAAATGAGGATGCTATTGAGGCTATTGCTGTTGTTGATGGTGCAATTGGTGTAGGgagtgatgaaattgaaaagaagaagaagaacaaagagaatgACGAGGCTATTGAGGCTATTGCTGTTGCT aagaaaaagaagaagaagaagaagagcaatGAAAATGAGGATGCTATTGAGGCTATTGCTGTTGTTGATGGTGCAATTGATGTAGGgagtgatgaaattgaaaagaagaagaagaagagcaatGAAAATGAGGATGCTATTGAGGCTATTGCTGTTGTTGATGGTGCAATTGATGTAGGgagtgatgaaattgaaaagaagaaaaagaagaagagcaaTGAAAATGAGGATGCTATTGAGGCTATTGCTGTTGTTGATGGTGCAATTGGTGTAGGgagtgatgaaattgaaaagaagaagaagaacaaagagaatgACGAGGCTATTGAGGCTATTGCTGTTGCTGTTGTTGATAGTGCAATTGATGCAGGga aagaaaagaagaagaagaagaagagcaatGAAAATGAGGATGCTATTGAGGCTATTGCTGTTGTTGATGGTGCAATTGATGTAGGga GgagtgatgaaattgaaaagaagaaaaagaagaagaagaagaagagcaatGAAAATGAGGATGCTATTGAGGCTATTGCTGTTGTTGATGGTGCAATTGATGTAGAga GGGCTGAGGATGAaactgaaaagaagaaaaagaagaaaagaaaaagaaaagatgcaGCAGAGGAGTAG
- the LOC107935484 gene encoding tRNA-splicing endonuclease subunit Sen2-1, whose protein sequence is MKPRWKGKGSQAKANADPMSKIVSQLQSSLIQSETRGLLSSCSVLVEVDAELADLLNRSCFGRPRITAQEDKQWFQLDMEEAFYLCFSLKCLKVISENGYIKSNEELWDYLKSKKPVFPVSYKVYSHLRHKNWVVRSGLQYGVDFVAYCHHPALVHSEYAVLVLSEGDNDLNGRLRVWSDVHCTVRLCGSVAKTLLTVIVNSNNQGANSPSCLEHYTVEEQTITRWNPERSREDQTGPKNGTKKIVKDWCNHI, encoded by the exons ATGAAGCCTAGATGGAAAGGAAAAGGCTCACAAGCCAAAGCTAATGCTGATCCCATGTCTAAAATTGTCTCACAACTCCAATCCTCTTTGATCCAATCTGAGACTCGGGGTTTACTCTCAAGCTGCAGTGTACTTGTTGAAGTGGATGCTGAATTAGCTGATCTTCTCAACCGTTCATGTTTCGGTCGACCGAGAATTACAGCTCAAGAGGACAAACAATGGTTTCAATTGGATATGGAGGAAGCTTTCTATTTGTGTTTTTCACTCAAATGCCTCAAAGTCATCAGTGAAAACGGATACATAAAGAGTAATGAAGAGCTATGGGACTACTTAAAATCCAAAAAGCCAGTGTTTCCTGTTTCTTACAAGGTGTATTCTCATCTTCGGCATAAAAATTGGGTTGTAAGATCAGGATTGCAGTATGGTGTGGACTTTGTTGCCTACTGTCACCATCCGGCTCTTGTTCATTCCGAGTACGCGGTGTTGGTACTATCAGAAGGAGATAATGATCTAAATGGTCGATTGAGAGTGTGGTCAGATGTTCATTGTACGGTTCGTCTTTGTGGAAGTGTTGCAAAAACGTTATTGACTGTTATCGTGAATAGTAATAACCAAGGTGCAAACTCTCCTTCATGTTTAGAGCACTACACTGTTGAAGAACAGACAATCACGAGATGGAACCCGGAACGAAGCCGAGAAGATCAAACCGGTCCTAAGAATGGAACAAAGAAG ATTGTAAAGGATTGGTGCAATCATATTTGA
- the LOC107935530 gene encoding protein EARLY RESPONSIVE TO DEHYDRATION 15 has protein sequence MALVAGGSSTLNPNAPLFVPAVYRQVEDFSPEWWKLVTTTTWYRDYWISQNQDEDGFYDNTEDDVFDVNDIVDLLADPFDFVSDEDLQFEEFIQSNEMETIAPPLPSNGGFEKGVEALMKNLSLVPSSPRFSAEPAKYVEKPAKNVNAKSGRRCIHQPR, from the exons ATGGCTCTAGTTGCTGGAGGATCGTCAACATTGAACCCCAATGCCCCTCTGTTTGTTCCGGCTGTTTATCGCCAAGTGGAGGATTTCTCACCCGAATGGTGGAAACTGGTTACGACAACAACTTGGTACCGTGACTATTGGATCAGCCAGAACCAGGATGAAGATGGCTTTTACGACAACACCGAGGATGATGTATTTGATGTCAATGACATTGTTGATTTGCTCGCAGATCCCTTTGACTTTGTCTCTGACGAAGATCTCCAGTTCGAAGAGTTCATCCAATCTAATGAAATGGAAACCATAGCACCTCCTTTACCGTCAAATGGTG GCTTTGAGAAGGGTGTTGAAGCTCTGATGAAGAATCTGAGTTTGGTGCCATCTAGTCCTCGGTTTTCAGCAGAACCAGCAAAATACGTGGAGAAGCCGGCGAAGAATGTGAATGCTAAAAGTGGTCGTCGTTGCATCCATCAACCTCGTtga
- the LOC107935487 gene encoding LOB domain-containing protein 1: MEYSEPIPTPTVSSSPSLSPNSSISSNSPPSPPLSPPLVVISPCAACKILRRRCADKCVLAPYFPPTEPAKFAIAHRVFGASNIIKFLQELPECQRSDAVSSMVYEAGARIRDPVYGCAGAVFQLQKQVNELQAQLAKAQAQVVNMQLQQANVLALLCMDMDKAPSSPPPNSPQSAVGDTFITNSSYLSFMEDISNDANSGSLWEPLWT; this comes from the exons ATGGAATACAGTGAACCAATTCCAACTCCTACTGTTTCTTCTTCTCCATCCCTTTCTCCCAATTCTTCGATCTCTTCGAACTCACCACCTTCTCCACCGTTGTCGCCCCCGCTGGTGGTTATTAGCCCATGTGCCGCTTGCAAAATTTTGAGGAGAAGGTGTGCTGATAAATGTGTGTTGGCACCTTATTTTCCTCCTACTGAACCAGCCAAGTTCGCGATTGCTCATCGTGTCTTTGGTGCTAGCAACATCATCAAGTTCTTGCAG GAGCTTCCCGAGTGTCAAAGGTCGGATGCCGTGAGCAGCATGGTTTACGAGGCTGGGGCAAGGATCAGGGACCCTGTTTACGGCTGTGCGGGGGCGGTTTTCCAGTTGCAAAAGCAAGTGAACGAGCTTCAAGCACAGTTGGCCAAAGCTCAAGCCCAAGTCGTCAACATGCAATTGCAACAAGCAAACGTCCTGGCTTTGCTTTGCATGGACATGGACAAGGCACCGTCGTCTCCTCCACCAAACTCTCCGCAATCAGCCGTTGGTGACACTTTCATAACCAACAGCAGCTACCTAAGCTTCATGGAAGACATCAGCAACGATGCCAACTCAGGGTCCCTTTGGGAGCCTCTTTGGACATGA